The following proteins are co-located in the Deltaproteobacteria bacterium genome:
- a CDS encoding LysM peptidoglycan-binding domain-containing protein: protein MRIASLLLCAFTSFGLAAGAAAEGDAAAPGAPAAAATEAGAPAAPASESSAQPAPVKHKPRLGPVGHDAAGQRGRIHTVARGDTLWDISDAYLGTPWVWPSLWQDNPEVPNPHRIFPGDKLWISPTAMRRVTDEEAARLLGEAPASFEDASGPLGTVSVPTIDAIGFVSDSTIAAAGSILGSPRDDDWYSAEMPVYLSLGEGEVAKGDRFTVVRIEDTVDDPETNRSMGVFVDRLGWVEVVAVHADSSEAVIRQSAREMQAGDRLLPRTEPSAEIPVRAATPPVEGQIAFLGSTRTVNGGQDVVFLNRGSEHGLMTGSPLVAFRPGDTALDPDLGVKRQLPDDVLANLVVVSAEPRSAVAVVTHASREIERGDWFRDTRGERLE from the coding sequence ATGCGGATCGCGAGTCTGCTTCTGTGTGCATTCACCTCGTTCGGCCTGGCCGCCGGCGCCGCCGCCGAGGGCGACGCCGCCGCGCCGGGCGCTCCGGCTGCGGCCGCGACGGAGGCCGGCGCGCCGGCCGCGCCCGCGAGCGAGTCGAGCGCGCAGCCGGCGCCGGTGAAGCACAAGCCCCGCCTCGGTCCGGTCGGCCACGACGCCGCGGGCCAGCGCGGGCGCATCCACACCGTCGCCCGCGGCGACACGCTCTGGGACATCTCCGACGCCTACCTCGGCACGCCCTGGGTCTGGCCCTCGCTCTGGCAGGACAACCCCGAGGTGCCGAACCCGCACCGCATCTTCCCGGGCGACAAGCTCTGGATCAGCCCGACTGCCATGCGCCGCGTGACGGACGAGGAGGCCGCGCGCCTGCTCGGCGAGGCGCCCGCTTCGTTCGAGGACGCCTCGGGCCCGCTCGGCACGGTCAGCGTGCCGACGATCGACGCGATCGGCTTCGTGAGCGACTCGACGATCGCGGCTGCTGGCTCGATCCTCGGCAGCCCGCGCGACGACGACTGGTATTCCGCCGAGATGCCGGTCTACCTGAGCCTCGGCGAGGGCGAGGTCGCCAAGGGCGACCGCTTCACGGTGGTGCGCATCGAGGACACCGTGGACGACCCCGAGACGAACCGCTCGATGGGCGTCTTCGTGGACCGGCTCGGCTGGGTGGAGGTGGTGGCGGTCCACGCGGACAGCTCGGAGGCGGTGATCCGCCAGTCCGCGCGCGAGATGCAGGCCGGCGACCGCCTGCTCCCGCGCACGGAGCCGAGCGCCGAGATCCCGGTGCGGGCCGCGACGCCGCCGGTGGAAGGCCAGATCGCCTTCCTGGGCTCGACGCGCACGGTCAACGGCGGGCAGGACGTCGTGTTCCTGAACCGCGGCAGCGAGCACGGGCTGATGACCGGAAGCCCGCTCGTGGCCTTCCGGCCCGGCGACACGGCGCTCGACCCCGACCTTGGCGTGAAGCGCCAGCTCCCGGACGACGTGCTCGCGAACCTCGTGGTGGTGTCGGCGGAGCCCCGGAGCGCCGTCGCGGTCGTGACCCATGCCTCGCGCGAGATCGAGCGCGGCGACTGGTTCCGGGACACGCGAGGCGAGCGCCTGGAATAG
- the dprA gene encoding DNA-processing protein DprA, whose translation MPEGGLLDPRDPAPAVRERVHAWLALQARGGFAPVAARAALAAARGEPVAALRRLTGETPAAVLGRAALDTACARLARSGARLLPFGAPAYPARLAALADPPPLLAVRGEPASLGGPLVAIVGARRATPYGVGAARRLARQLAGLGFGVVSGLAWGIDAAAHRGALEAGGRTIGVLGCGADRVYPREHAALAAEMSAAGAIVSELPPGAAPLKHHFPLRNRLISGLALALVVVEARARSGSGISAGHAAEQGREVLAVPGPIDAPTSEGPNLLLRDGAAPALDASDVLRALGRTEEAEAWLRRRRGAREGEDGGEAALAPEARALLAALRGAPATRDELASRLGLAPAALAARLLALELDGRVAEDRAGRLRVVPR comes from the coding sequence GTGCCGGAGGGGGGCCTCCTCGACCCGCGCGACCCCGCACCGGCGGTGCGCGAGCGGGTCCACGCGTGGCTGGCCCTCCAGGCCCGCGGCGGCTTCGCCCCGGTGGCGGCGCGGGCGGCGCTCGCGGCGGCTCGCGGCGAGCCGGTGGCGGCTCTGCGGCGCCTCACGGGCGAGACGCCGGCCGCGGTCCTCGGCCGCGCCGCCCTCGACACCGCCTGCGCGCGGCTCGCGCGCAGCGGGGCGCGTCTCCTGCCCTTCGGCGCGCCCGCCTATCCCGCCCGCCTCGCCGCGCTCGCCGATCCGCCCCCGCTGCTCGCCGTGCGCGGCGAGCCGGCGAGCCTCGGCGGGCCGCTGGTCGCGATCGTGGGCGCGCGCCGGGCGACTCCCTACGGTGTCGGAGCGGCGCGGCGGCTCGCCCGCCAGCTTGCGGGCCTGGGCTTCGGCGTGGTCTCGGGGCTCGCCTGGGGCATCGACGCAGCGGCCCACCGCGGCGCGCTCGAGGCCGGCGGGCGCACGATCGGGGTCCTCGGCTGCGGCGCCGACCGGGTGTATCCGCGCGAGCACGCGGCGCTCGCTGCCGAGATGAGCGCCGCGGGCGCGATCGTGAGCGAGCTGCCGCCGGGCGCCGCGCCCCTCAAGCACCACTTCCCGCTGCGCAACCGCCTGATCAGCGGGCTCGCCCTGGCGCTCGTCGTCGTCGAGGCGCGCGCCCGCAGCGGCTCGGGGATCAGCGCCGGGCACGCCGCCGAGCAGGGGCGCGAGGTGCTCGCGGTGCCGGGCCCGATCGACGCCCCGACCAGCGAGGGGCCGAACCTGCTCCTGCGCGACGGCGCGGCGCCGGCGCTCGACGCGAGCGACGTCCTGCGCGCGCTCGGGCGTACCGAAGAGGCGGAGGCCTGGCTGCGCCGGCGCCGGGGCGCCCGGGAGGGCGAGGACGGCGGCGAGGCGGCCCTCGCTCCCGAGGCGCGCGCGCTCCTCGCGGCGCTGCGCGGCGCGCCCGCCACGCGCGACGAGCTGGCGTCGCGGCTCGGGCTCGCACCGGCCGCGCTGGCGGCACGCCTGCTCGCGCTCGAGCTCGACGGCCGCGTCGCCGAGGACCGCGCCGGCCGCCTGCGGGTCGTCCCGCGCTGA
- the trmFO gene encoding methylenetetrahydrofolate--tRNA-(uracil(54)-C(5))-methyltransferase (FADH(2)-oxidizing) TrmFO, which produces MGLPDVTIVGGGLAGCEAAWQLAQRGVAVRLHEMRPGRSSPAHTGADLAELVCSNSLRSAQLGNAVGLLKEEMRRLGSLVLRAADACAVPAGRALAVDRTAFARHVGDAIGSHPRIELRRELVPAVPAAGQVILATGPLTAPELARDLQALCGEESLAFYDAIAPIVYADSVDPEVAFRASRWEEGEGDYWNLPLERASYEAFVDALRAADPVPLHACEQALYFEGCLPIEEMARRGRETLAHGPMKPVGLVDPRSGRRPWAVVQLRHEDKEGMLYNLVGFQTRLRVADQQRVFRTLPGLGGAVFARYGSVHRNTYLNAPRQLGPDLALRARPAVRVAGQMAGVEGYVESAALGGLAGLFAAAAVRGEPVPFPPETSAHGALLRHLRDADPRRFQPTNVHWGLFPPLAPVPGARREKRPERNARLAARALADLAPWLAAAGTAGP; this is translated from the coding sequence ATGGGGCTCCCGGACGTCACGATCGTCGGTGGTGGGCTCGCCGGGTGCGAGGCGGCCTGGCAGCTCGCGCAGCGCGGCGTCGCGGTGCGGCTCCACGAGATGCGCCCCGGCCGCTCCTCGCCCGCCCACACCGGGGCGGATCTCGCCGAGCTCGTGTGCAGCAACTCGCTGCGCTCGGCCCAGCTCGGCAACGCCGTGGGCCTGCTCAAGGAGGAGATGCGGCGGCTCGGCTCGCTCGTGCTGCGCGCGGCCGACGCCTGCGCCGTGCCGGCCGGCCGCGCCCTCGCCGTGGACCGCACCGCCTTCGCCCGCCACGTGGGCGACGCGATCGGGTCCCACCCGCGGATCGAGCTGCGCCGCGAGCTCGTGCCCGCGGTCCCCGCGGCCGGGCAGGTGATCCTCGCGACCGGTCCCCTCACGGCGCCCGAGCTGGCGCGCGACCTCCAGGCGCTGTGCGGCGAGGAGTCGCTCGCCTTCTACGACGCGATCGCCCCGATCGTCTACGCCGACTCGGTCGATCCCGAGGTCGCCTTCCGCGCCTCGCGCTGGGAGGAGGGCGAGGGCGACTACTGGAACCTCCCGCTCGAGCGGGCCTCCTACGAGGCCTTCGTCGACGCGCTGCGGGCCGCCGACCCGGTGCCGCTCCATGCCTGCGAGCAGGCGCTCTACTTCGAGGGCTGCCTGCCGATCGAGGAGATGGCGCGGCGCGGGCGCGAGACCCTGGCGCACGGGCCGATGAAGCCGGTGGGCCTCGTGGACCCGCGCAGCGGGCGGCGGCCGTGGGCCGTGGTCCAGCTCCGGCACGAGGACAAGGAGGGGATGCTCTACAACCTGGTGGGCTTCCAGACCCGCCTGCGGGTGGCGGACCAGCAGCGCGTCTTCCGCACGCTGCCCGGGCTGGGCGGCGCGGTCTTCGCGCGCTACGGCTCGGTGCACCGCAACACCTACCTGAACGCGCCGCGCCAGCTCGGCCCCGATCTCGCGCTGCGCGCGCGGCCCGCCGTGCGCGTGGCCGGGCAGATGGCGGGGGTCGAGGGCTACGTCGAGTCGGCGGCGCTCGGCGGGCTCGCGGGGCTCTTCGCGGCGGCCGCGGTGCGCGGCGAGCCGGTGCCCTTCCCGCCCGAGACGAGCGCGCACGGGGCCCTCCTGCGCCACCTGCGCGACGCCGATCCGCGTCGCTTCCAGCCGACCAACGTGCACTGGGGGCTGTTTCCGCCGCTCGCGCCCGTCCCGGGCGCGCGCCGTGAGAAGCGCCCCGAGCGCAACGCGCGCCTCGCCGCGCGCGCGCTCGCGGACCTCGCGCCGTGGCTCGCGGCGGCCGGGACAGCGGGACCATGA
- a CDS encoding tyrosine recombinase XerC, which produces MTFAEALAGFDRFLAAERNLSPHTRRAYGSDLAQLAAHLGPAARPEAVTADELRAYLAARHRRLQPASLGRKLAAIRAFYRWLVREAGLERDPSAGLAGPKQPLRLPRPLSVDDCVALAEGERAGAPAGRAEALRDRALVELLYGAGLRVGELVALDVRDLDLLAREVRVLGKGRKERSVPLPEAARCALAAWLEARRRPGYQAEPLFVSLAGGRAGRRLGERAVRRLLARRAATAGVADRVHPHRLRHSYATHLLDMGADLREIQELLGHASLSTTQRYLAVSAERLFEVYDRAHPRSRRPARP; this is translated from the coding sequence ATGACCTTCGCCGAGGCGCTCGCCGGCTTCGACCGCTTCCTCGCCGCCGAGCGCAACCTCTCGCCCCACACGCGGCGCGCCTACGGCTCGGACCTGGCGCAGCTGGCCGCGCACCTGGGCCCGGCGGCGCGCCCCGAGGCGGTGACGGCCGACGAGCTGCGCGCCTATCTGGCCGCGCGCCACCGCCGCCTCCAGCCCGCCTCGCTCGGCCGCAAGCTCGCCGCGATCCGCGCCTTCTACCGCTGGCTCGTGCGCGAGGCGGGCCTCGAGCGCGACCCGAGCGCGGGCCTCGCGGGCCCGAAGCAGCCGCTCCGCCTGCCGCGCCCGCTCTCGGTGGACGACTGCGTGGCGCTCGCCGAGGGGGAGCGCGCGGGTGCGCCCGCCGGCCGGGCCGAGGCGCTGCGCGACCGCGCGCTCGTCGAGCTCCTCTACGGCGCCGGGCTCCGCGTCGGCGAGCTGGTGGCGCTCGACGTGCGCGACCTCGACCTGCTGGCGCGCGAGGTGCGGGTGCTCGGCAAGGGCCGCAAGGAGCGCAGCGTGCCGCTGCCCGAGGCGGCGCGGTGCGCGCTCGCCGCCTGGCTCGAGGCGCGCCGCCGGCCGGGCTACCAGGCGGAGCCCCTCTTCGTCTCGCTCGCGGGCGGGCGCGCCGGGCGCCGGCTCGGCGAGCGCGCGGTGCGCCGCCTCCTCGCTCGCCGCGCCGCCACGGCCGGGGTGGCCGACCGCGTCCACCCCCATCGCCTCCGACACAGCTACGCGACGCACCTGCTCGACATGGGCGCCGACCTGCGCGAGATCCAGGAGCTGCTCGGGCACGCGAGCCTCTCGACCACCCAGCGCTACCTCGCCGTCTCGGCCGAGCGGCTCTTCGAGGTCTACGACCGCGCGCACCCGCGCTCGCGGCGGCCGGCGCGCCCGTGA
- the hslV gene encoding ATP-dependent protease subunit HslV — protein MSRREHVRSTTVLGVLRGGRLALAADGQVTIGQAVVKHGAQKVRAVAKGRAVVGFAGGAADALALLERLEAKLEAHPGNVRRAAVELAREWRADRVLRRLEAMLLVGDPEALLVVSGNGDVLEPDDGVAAIGSGGSFALAAARALLRHTELPAPELAREALGIAAEICIYTNDRIEVVTLP, from the coding sequence ATGAGCCGACGGGAGCACGTGCGCTCGACCACGGTGCTCGGGGTCCTGCGCGGCGGCCGGCTCGCGCTGGCCGCCGACGGGCAGGTGACGATCGGGCAGGCCGTCGTGAAGCACGGCGCGCAGAAGGTGCGGGCGGTCGCGAAGGGGCGCGCCGTGGTGGGCTTCGCCGGGGGGGCGGCCGACGCGCTGGCGCTCCTCGAGCGGCTCGAGGCGAAGCTCGAGGCGCACCCCGGCAACGTGCGCCGGGCCGCCGTGGAGCTGGCCCGCGAGTGGCGCGCCGACCGCGTGCTGCGCCGGCTCGAGGCGATGCTGCTGGTGGGCGACCCCGAGGCCCTGCTCGTCGTGTCGGGCAACGGCGACGTGCTCGAGCCCGACGACGGGGTCGCCGCGATCGGCTCGGGCGGCTCCTTCGCGCTGGCCGCCGCGCGCGCGCTCCTGCGCCACACCGAGCTCCCGGCCCCCGAGCTCGCGCGCGAGGCGCTCGGCATCGCCGCCGAGATCTGCATCTACACCAACGACCGCATCGAGGTGGTGACGCTCCCGTGA
- the hslU gene encoding ATP-dependent protease ATPase subunit HslU — protein MRSFTPREIVSELDRYVVGQREAKRAVAIALRNRWRRQQVAPELRDEIAPKNIIMIGPTGVGKTEIARRLAKLAEAPFLKVEASKFTEVGYVGRDVESIVRDLTELAIHMVTEEEKRLVRARAEERAEERLLDALVPAPAPLAMPGHPPPPPAAPPASLAETREKMRRMLRQGLLDDREVEIETAEAPATPSLSIFTPQGVEEMGVQFKDLLGNLFPGRTRRRKLRVPAAREAFAAEEAARLVDADKVRETAIRRVEQAGIVFLDEIDKIAAAGGGKQGPDVSREGVQRDLLPIVEGSTVQTKHGAVRTDHVLFIAAGAFHVAKPSDLLPELQGRFPIRVELATLGQDDFVRILTEPDNALVRQYVALLATEGVELAFRDDGVRAIAEIAAAVNARTEDIGARRLHTVLERLLDEVSFDAPDLGGKQIVIDGDFVRERLGALARDEDLSRYIL, from the coding sequence CTGCGCTCCTTCACGCCCCGCGAGATCGTCTCCGAGCTCGACCGCTACGTGGTGGGCCAGCGCGAGGCCAAGCGCGCGGTCGCGATCGCGCTGCGCAACCGCTGGCGCCGCCAGCAGGTGGCGCCCGAGCTGCGCGACGAGATCGCGCCCAAGAACATCATCATGATCGGCCCGACGGGGGTCGGGAAGACCGAGATCGCGCGCCGGCTCGCGAAGCTCGCCGAGGCGCCCTTCCTCAAGGTGGAGGCCTCGAAGTTCACCGAGGTCGGCTACGTCGGGCGCGACGTCGAGTCGATCGTGCGCGACCTGACCGAGCTCGCGATCCACATGGTGACCGAGGAGGAGAAGCGGCTCGTGCGCGCGCGCGCCGAGGAGCGCGCCGAGGAGCGCCTGCTCGACGCGCTGGTGCCCGCGCCGGCGCCGCTCGCGATGCCGGGGCACCCGCCGCCGCCGCCGGCCGCGCCGCCGGCCTCGCTCGCCGAGACGCGCGAGAAGATGCGGCGCATGCTGCGCCAGGGCCTGCTCGACGACCGCGAGGTCGAGATCGAGACCGCGGAGGCGCCCGCCACGCCCTCGCTCTCGATCTTCACGCCGCAGGGGGTCGAGGAGATGGGGGTCCAGTTCAAGGACCTGCTCGGCAACCTCTTCCCGGGCCGCACCCGCCGCCGCAAGCTGCGCGTGCCCGCCGCGCGCGAGGCCTTCGCCGCCGAGGAGGCGGCCCGCCTCGTCGATGCCGACAAGGTGCGCGAGACCGCGATCCGGCGCGTCGAGCAGGCGGGGATCGTCTTCCTCGACGAGATCGACAAGATCGCCGCGGCCGGGGGCGGGAAGCAGGGCCCCGACGTCTCGCGCGAGGGCGTGCAGCGCGACCTCCTGCCGATCGTCGAGGGCTCGACCGTGCAGACCAAGCACGGCGCCGTGCGCACCGACCACGTGCTCTTCATCGCGGCCGGCGCCTTCCACGTGGCCAAGCCCTCGGACCTGCTGCCGGAGCTCCAGGGCCGCTTCCCGATCCGGGTCGAGCTGGCGACGCTCGGCCAGGACGACTTCGTGCGCATCCTGACCGAGCCCGACAACGCCCTGGTGCGCCAGTACGTGGCGCTGCTCGCCACCGAGGGGGTCGAGCTCGCGTTCCGCGACGACGGCGTGCGCGCGATCGCCGAGATCGCCGCGGCCGTCAACGCCCGCACCGAGGACATCGGGGCGCGCCGGCTCCACACCGTGCTGGAGCGGCTGCTCGACGAGGTCTCCTTCGACGCGCCGGACCTGGGTGGCAAGCAGATCGTGATCGATGGAGACTTCGTGCGCGAGCGGCTCGGGGCGCTGGCGCGCGACGAGGACCTGTCGCGCTACATCCTCTGA
- a CDS encoding response regulator has protein sequence MTSRTRVLVVDDERFFREAIRELLEAAGHPVATAATAADALEAAADPEVGVVVLDIQLPDRSGLEVLRALRERRPELRVVMLSAHTDQEYVLEALRLGACDYLAKPLHEEEMRLSVGRALEAYELARRFGALRGRLGALAGEVERLVAARAGEGGAGLAEDRAALAARLAEAAARLLGAGKTSVLLREPGGDRLAVAAAVGRKDLAELDPVPIGGGVAGRAVAQGQPIVVDDMPNDPRFGPGVPGRYESGAFAVLPLGAGGESFGALCATDRAGGARFADEDLAMLRLLALPLAPALDPSPPLAEALAVAEPPAEPAGASEDAALARAVCDAMTAEVEPERMLRAALGAVAGRLGAASVAVYLLDAASGRLRREAQCCEPARPEDRPELPRDAGLTALAYQSGEAIASEGAGADLRCDAAVDTPADGTPRPLWLLPLRFRGRCLGVCRVFGDAGFAGLPETTGALVAAALSAAVRNVLLYRSLVESIEEVAQVRREAGQRGA, from the coding sequence ATGACGAGCCGCACCCGTGTGTTGGTGGTGGACGACGAGCGCTTCTTCCGCGAGGCGATCCGCGAGCTCCTGGAGGCCGCCGGCCACCCGGTCGCGACGGCGGCCACCGCCGCCGACGCCCTGGAGGCCGCCGCCGACCCCGAGGTGGGCGTGGTCGTGCTCGACATCCAGCTCCCGGACCGCAGCGGGCTCGAGGTGCTGCGCGCGCTGCGCGAGCGGCGGCCCGAGCTGCGCGTCGTGATGCTCTCCGCGCACACGGACCAGGAGTACGTGCTGGAGGCGCTGCGCCTCGGCGCCTGCGACTACCTGGCGAAGCCCCTGCACGAGGAGGAGATGCGGCTCTCGGTCGGCCGCGCGCTCGAGGCCTACGAGCTCGCACGGCGCTTCGGGGCCCTGCGCGGGCGGCTCGGCGCGCTGGCCGGCGAGGTGGAGCGGCTCGTGGCGGCGCGCGCCGGCGAGGGCGGCGCGGGCCTCGCCGAGGACCGCGCCGCGCTGGCGGCGCGCCTTGCCGAGGCGGCCGCGCGCCTGCTCGGCGCCGGCAAGACCTCCGTGCTCCTGCGCGAGCCGGGCGGCGACCGGCTCGCCGTGGCGGCCGCGGTCGGCCGCAAGGACCTGGCCGAGCTCGACCCGGTGCCGATCGGGGGCGGCGTCGCGGGCCGGGCGGTGGCGCAGGGCCAGCCGATCGTGGTGGACGACATGCCGAACGACCCCCGCTTCGGCCCGGGCGTGCCGGGGCGCTACGAGTCGGGCGCCTTCGCGGTCCTGCCGCTCGGCGCGGGCGGCGAGAGCTTCGGGGCGCTCTGCGCCACCGACCGCGCGGGCGGCGCGCGCTTCGCCGACGAGGACCTGGCGATGCTGCGGCTCCTGGCGCTCCCGCTCGCGCCCGCGCTCGACCCGAGCCCGCCGCTCGCGGAGGCCCTGGCCGTGGCAGAGCCGCCGGCGGAGCCGGCGGGTGCGTCCGAGGACGCCGCGCTCGCGCGTGCCGTGTGCGACGCCATGACCGCCGAGGTCGAGCCCGAGCGCATGCTGCGCGCGGCGCTCGGCGCGGTGGCCGGGCGCCTCGGCGCCGCGTCCGTGGCGGTCTACCTGCTCGACGCCGCGAGCGGGCGCCTGCGCCGCGAGGCGCAGTGCTGCGAGCCGGCCCGCCCCGAGGACCGCCCCGAGCTGCCGCGCGACGCGGGGCTCACCGCGCTCGCCTACCAGAGCGGGGAGGCGATCGCGAGCGAGGGCGCCGGCGCCGACCTGCGCTGCGACGCCGCCGTGGACACGCCGGCCGACGGGACGCCGCGCCCGCTCTGGCTCCTGCCGCTGCGCTTCCGCGGCCGCTGCCTCGGCGTGTGCCGGGTGTTCGGCGACGCGGGCTTCGCCGGGCTCCCCGAGACCACCGGCGCGCTCGTCGCCGCGGCGCTCTCGGCGGCGGTCCGCAACGTGCTCCTCTACCGTTCGCTCGTCGAGTCGATCGAGGAGGTGGCGCAGGTGCGCCGCGAGGCCGGGCAGCGCGGCGCCTAG
- the argB gene encoding acetylglutamate kinase, which yields MRRFVGKTIVLKYGGAAMKDAALRASFAVDVGLLKQIGLRPVIVHGGGPQIGALLERLGRTSTFVDGLRVTDDETMEVVEMVLGGTVNREIVELIQRGGGQALGLTGADGGLLRVRRRLKDGRDIGRVGEVVTVDPAVVEAVTEKGFIPVVAPIGVGEDGLTYNVNADEAAGALAQALRAEKLILLTDVEGVLDADGKLIRRLTREQAHEQIASGTIRGGMIPKVECCLAAVQGGVTRAHVIDGRLEHVVLLEIFTDRGVGTLLTR from the coding sequence ATGCGGCGCTTCGTCGGCAAGACGATCGTCCTCAAGTACGGCGGCGCGGCCATGAAGGACGCGGCGCTGCGCGCCTCCTTCGCCGTGGACGTGGGGCTGCTCAAGCAGATCGGGCTGCGGCCGGTGATCGTGCACGGTGGCGGGCCCCAGATCGGGGCGCTCCTCGAGCGGCTCGGGCGCACCTCCACCTTCGTGGACGGCCTGCGCGTCACCGACGACGAGACCATGGAAGTGGTCGAGATGGTGCTCGGCGGCACCGTGAACCGCGAGATCGTCGAGCTGATCCAGCGCGGCGGCGGCCAGGCCCTCGGGCTCACCGGCGCCGACGGCGGCCTCCTGCGCGTGCGGCGGCGGCTGAAGGACGGCCGCGACATCGGGCGGGTGGGCGAGGTCGTGACGGTCGACCCGGCGGTGGTGGAGGCGGTCACCGAGAAGGGCTTCATCCCGGTGGTCGCCCCGATCGGGGTCGGTGAGGACGGCCTCACCTACAACGTGAACGCCGACGAGGCGGCCGGCGCGCTCGCGCAGGCGCTGCGCGCCGAGAAGCTGATCCTGCTCACCGACGTCGAGGGCGTGCTCGACGCCGACGGCAAGCTGATCCGGCGGCTGACGCGCGAGCAGGCCCACGAGCAGATCGCGAGCGGCACGATCCGCGGCGGCATGATCCCGAAGGTGGAGTGCTGCCTCGCCGCCGTGCAGGGCGGGGTGACGCGCGCCCACGTGATCGACGGCCGCCTCGAGCACGTCGTGCTGCTCGAGATCTTCACCGACCGCGGCGTCGGGACGCTGCTCACCCGATGA
- the argF gene encoding ornithine carbamoyltransferase, whose amino-acid sequence MSAPKDFLSLADWPAGELRAILARAHELKRLSRRGEAPQTLRGRTLAMYFEKPSLRTHVTFEAGMTQLGGHAILLRPEQVGIGTRESPADVARNLSRWVHGLVARTFDHALVEELAAASAMPVINGLTDLLHPCQAMADLQTISERAELEKAVVAYVGDGNNVANSLLEAISVLGGELRLATPATHQPALLVRQRAAALARRSGARVIWTPEPVEAVRGAHFVYTDVWTSMGQEDESERRQALFEPFQLNARLLRHAPEAFVMHCLPAHRGQEITDDVLDGPRSIVFDQAENRLHAQKAILERLLSSP is encoded by the coding sequence ATGAGCGCGCCGAAGGACTTCCTCTCGCTTGCCGACTGGCCCGCCGGGGAGCTGCGCGCGATCCTGGCGCGCGCCCACGAGCTGAAACGCCTGTCCCGCCGCGGCGAGGCGCCCCAGACCCTGCGCGGGCGCACGCTCGCCATGTACTTCGAGAAGCCCTCGCTGCGCACCCACGTGACCTTCGAGGCGGGCATGACCCAGCTCGGCGGGCACGCGATCCTGCTGCGCCCCGAGCAGGTGGGGATCGGCACCCGCGAGTCGCCGGCCGACGTGGCGCGCAACCTCTCGCGCTGGGTGCACGGCCTCGTGGCGCGGACCTTCGACCACGCGCTGGTCGAGGAGCTGGCCGCCGCCTCCGCGATGCCGGTGATCAACGGCCTCACCGACCTCCTCCATCCCTGCCAGGCGATGGCCGACCTCCAGACGATCAGCGAGCGCGCGGAGCTCGAGAAGGCGGTGGTCGCCTACGTGGGCGACGGCAACAACGTCGCCAACTCGCTGCTCGAGGCGATCTCGGTGCTGGGCGGCGAGCTGCGGCTCGCGACGCCCGCGACGCACCAGCCCGCGCTCCTGGTGCGCCAGCGCGCGGCCGCCCTGGCCCGGCGCAGCGGCGCCCGGGTCATCTGGACCCCGGAGCCCGTCGAGGCCGTGCGCGGCGCCCACTTCGTCTACACCGACGTGTGGACGAGCATGGGGCAGGAGGACGAGAGCGAGCGGCGCCAGGCCCTCTTCGAGCCCTTCCAGCTCAACGCCCGGCTCCTCCGCCACGCCCCCGAGGCCTTCGTGATGCACTGCCTCCCCGCCCACCGCGGCCAGGAGATCACCGACGACGTCCTCGACGGCCCGCGCAGCATCGTCTTCGACCAGGCCGAGAACCGCCTCCACGCCCAGAAGGCGATCCTCGAGCGGCTGCTCTCGAGCCCCTGA